Proteins encoded together in one Gemmatimonadota bacterium DH-78 window:
- a CDS encoding DPP IV N-terminal domain-containing protein has translation MRSFPIRATALPSALLLLATLPAAAQAPWSPDALTVADYEHAERQLAQFKRPLVVGGQVTANWIDEGGLWYRLQTPAGWSFMRAGPNRGDPRPAFDHSVLAGALGSALGRTFDADRLPLDGLEWDGSDLLVAVDGAWLRCTGRAARCAAEDREPGPQPSRTEILSPDGRRVAFTRDWDLWVRDLATGEETRLTHDGTEDHGYATDNAGWTRSDRPVVLWSPDSEKLATFRHDARGVSMMHLLSTEVGASTLESWRYPLPEDSVIFRIERLVVHMDGRVVPLDMPPDQHRSTICDHIVCNGVFSDVEWSADGSTLAFVSSSRDHKEARLRLADPETGSVREVLDERMDTYFESGVDQVNWRVLHDSGEVLWWSERDDWGHFYLYDLESGELKRQLTSGDWVALQLRHLDTEARELLFTGAGREPGDPYFEYLYKLDIDSGEVTLLTPDSAHHTVQISPDGERIVDTWSTPLLAPKVALRDREGRQLALLDEADISALEDSGWTPPTPFVTTARDGVTELHGLMYTPSNLDPNRRYPVVNYLYPGPQSGSVGSRSFSPARRDHQALAELGFIVVEVDAMGTPGRSKSFHDAYYGDMGDNGLPDQVATIRQLAERHPYLDLDRVGIWGHSGGGFASTGGILRYPDFYKVAVSQAGNHDNRNYEDDWAEKWQGLLVENADGTTNYDNQSNALIADRLQGKLLLAHGLMDGNVPASNTLLVAQALIEADKDFDLIVFPEAGHGFANTPYMMRRRWNYFVQHLLGATPPAEFRFGQQRPTM, from the coding sequence ATGCGATCCTTTCCGATCCGGGCCACGGCCCTCCCGAGCGCGCTCCTTCTTCTCGCCACCCTGCCGGCGGCCGCGCAGGCCCCCTGGTCTCCCGACGCCCTCACCGTGGCCGACTACGAGCATGCGGAGCGGCAGCTGGCGCAGTTCAAGCGGCCCCTCGTGGTGGGCGGCCAGGTGACGGCGAACTGGATCGACGAGGGTGGGCTCTGGTACCGCCTGCAGACGCCGGCGGGCTGGTCGTTCATGCGCGCCGGCCCGAATCGCGGCGACCCCCGGCCCGCCTTCGACCACTCGGTGCTCGCCGGGGCTCTGGGATCGGCGCTGGGGCGCACCTTCGACGCCGACCGGCTCCCCCTCGACGGGCTCGAGTGGGACGGGAGCGACCTGCTCGTCGCGGTGGACGGCGCCTGGCTGCGCTGCACGGGCCGCGCGGCGCGCTGCGCCGCCGAAGACCGGGAGCCCGGGCCCCAGCCGTCCCGCACGGAGATTCTCTCTCCCGACGGTCGCCGGGTGGCCTTCACCCGGGACTGGGATCTGTGGGTGCGCGACCTCGCCACCGGTGAAGAGACCCGCCTCACGCACGACGGCACCGAAGACCACGGGTACGCCACCGACAACGCCGGCTGGACGCGCAGCGACCGCCCGGTGGTGCTCTGGTCTCCCGACTCCGAGAAGCTGGCCACCTTCCGCCACGACGCGCGCGGCGTGTCGATGATGCATCTGCTGAGCACCGAGGTGGGCGCCTCGACCCTGGAATCGTGGCGCTACCCGCTGCCCGAGGACTCGGTGATCTTCCGCATCGAGCGCCTCGTGGTGCACATGGATGGGCGCGTGGTGCCGCTCGACATGCCGCCGGACCAGCACCGCTCCACCATCTGCGACCACATCGTCTGCAACGGCGTGTTCTCGGATGTCGAGTGGAGCGCCGACGGCTCCACCCTCGCCTTCGTGTCGAGCTCGCGCGACCACAAGGAGGCGCGCCTGCGTCTGGCCGATCCCGAGACCGGTTCGGTGCGCGAGGTGCTCGACGAGCGCATGGACACCTACTTCGAGTCGGGTGTGGACCAGGTGAACTGGCGCGTGCTGCACGACTCGGGCGAGGTGCTCTGGTGGTCGGAACGCGACGACTGGGGGCACTTCTACCTGTACGACCTCGAGTCGGGGGAGCTGAAGCGCCAGCTCACCTCCGGCGACTGGGTGGCGTTGCAGCTCCGCCACCTCGACACCGAGGCGCGGGAACTGCTCTTCACCGGAGCCGGCCGGGAACCGGGCGACCCCTACTTCGAGTACCTCTACAAGCTCGACATCGACTCCGGTGAGGTGACGCTGCTCACCCCCGACAGCGCGCATCACACGGTGCAGATCTCTCCCGACGGCGAGCGCATCGTCGACACCTGGTCGACACCGCTGCTGGCCCCGAAAGTGGCGCTGCGCGATCGCGAGGGGCGCCAGCTCGCCCTCCTCGACGAGGCCGACATCTCCGCCCTGGAAGATTCCGGCTGGACGCCCCCCACTCCCTTCGTGACCACCGCCCGCGACGGGGTGACCGAACTCCACGGACTGATGTACACCCCGTCGAACCTCGATCCGAACCGCCGCTACCCGGTGGTGAACTACCTCTACCCGGGTCCGCAGTCGGGCAGCGTGGGGAGCCGCAGCTTCAGCCCCGCGCGCCGCGACCACCAGGCGCTCGCCGAGTTGGGCTTCATCGTGGTGGAGGTCGACGCGATGGGCACGCCCGGTCGTTCGAAGTCGTTCCACGACGCCTACTACGGCGACATGGGGGACAACGGACTGCCGGATCAGGTGGCCACGATTCGCCAGCTAGCGGAGCGGCACCCGTACCTGGACCTCGACCGGGTGGGCATCTGGGGGCACTCGGGAGGCGGGTTCGCCTCGACGGGGGGAATCCTGCGCTACCCGGATTTCTACAAGGTGGCCGTGTCGCAGGCCGGGAATCACGACAACCGCAACTACGAGGACGACTGGGCCGAGAAGTGGCAGGGACTCCTCGTCGAGAACGCCGACGGCACGACGAACTACGACAACCAGTCCAACGCACTCATCGCCGATCGACTGCAGGGCAAGCTTCTGCTCGCCCACGGACTCATGGACGGCAACGTGCCGGCCTCCAACACGCTGCTCGTGGCGCAGGCGCTCATCGAGGCCGACAAGGACTTCGACCTCATCGTCTTTCCCGAGGCCGGACACGGGTTCGCGAACACGCCCTACATGATGCGGCGGCGCTGGAACTACTTCGTGCAGCACCTGCTGGGGGCGACGCCCCCGGCGGAGTTCCGCTTCGGCCAGCAGCGCCCGACCATGTAG
- a CDS encoding amino acid permease: MTSSESPSGYGFGTAPVFLASISTILGAIMFLRFGYAVGNTGMLGAAAIIVVGHMVTIPTALAIAEIATNRRVEGGGEYFIISRSFGTTIGGAIGISLYLSQAISVAFYMIAFGEAFAPLAVRVEGWLGMGLDLRVVSLPAILALTGLVVLRGADLGVRALYVVAGILFVSLALFFAGGTVDGYAGDAVPWLGGIEGGDPFMLVFAICFPAFTGMTAGVGLSGDLANPRRSIPLGILSATLAGMAIYIAVVYKLGTSAPAELLAGDQLVMSRIALWGPIIPVGLAMASLSSAIGSIVVAPRTLQALAADRVVPAEGANRFLSAGVGLANEPRNATLVTAALAVVFVVLGSVDLVARIVSMFFMVTYGALCAISFLEHFAARPSYRPSFRSTWWVSLFGAVACLVLMLQMDLAFALLAMGFMVALYLVIRRSRAEATDDLAEIFHGVMTQATRWMQIRLQKAPAADWRPSVILITPRTFDRHAPMEFLEWLCHRYGFGTYLHHVQGLLDPDTFEESRAVRQRLVTSTSERAGAIFVDTMISPSMASALAQSLQMPGISGMDNNTVLFEFSVHDPASVPEGIVSGASLASVARMNRLVLRHTDHFFGNRRSIHVWLTWHDYRNANLMVLLAYILLGHPAWDDAEIKLYAAYPKGEVKERTAQLRAMISEGRLLISDKNLQVFATDDRTDFSRLVEVKSGEADLVIRGFTEQRMQQQGAAFFQKHPTLRDVLFVSAEETIFIQ, translated from the coding sequence GTGACGTCATCGGAGAGCCCTTCAGGCTACGGATTCGGCACGGCGCCGGTCTTCCTGGCCAGCATCAGCACGATCCTCGGTGCGATCATGTTCCTCCGCTTCGGCTATGCGGTGGGAAACACGGGCATGCTCGGTGCAGCGGCGATCATCGTGGTCGGCCACATGGTCACGATCCCGACCGCCCTTGCGATCGCCGAGATCGCGACCAACCGGCGGGTCGAGGGTGGCGGCGAGTACTTCATCATCTCGCGATCGTTCGGTACCACGATCGGCGGCGCGATCGGTATCTCGCTCTATCTGTCGCAGGCCATCTCGGTGGCCTTCTACATGATCGCCTTCGGCGAAGCGTTCGCGCCGCTCGCGGTGCGCGTGGAGGGCTGGCTCGGCATGGGGCTCGACCTGCGGGTCGTCTCGCTGCCCGCGATCCTGGCGCTCACCGGGCTCGTGGTGTTGCGGGGGGCGGACCTCGGGGTGCGTGCGCTGTACGTGGTGGCGGGGATCCTCTTCGTTTCGCTCGCCCTCTTCTTCGCGGGGGGAACCGTCGACGGCTACGCGGGCGACGCCGTGCCGTGGCTCGGCGGGATCGAGGGGGGCGACCCCTTCATGCTCGTCTTCGCCATCTGCTTCCCCGCCTTCACCGGGATGACGGCGGGCGTGGGGTTGTCCGGGGATCTGGCCAACCCGAGGCGCTCGATTCCGCTCGGCATCCTCTCCGCCACCCTGGCGGGCATGGCGATCTACATCGCGGTGGTGTACAAACTCGGCACTTCCGCGCCGGCCGAACTGCTCGCCGGCGATCAGCTCGTGATGAGCCGTATCGCGCTCTGGGGGCCGATCATTCCGGTGGGGCTGGCGATGGCGAGCCTGTCGTCGGCGATCGGATCGATCGTGGTGGCCCCGCGCACTCTGCAGGCACTCGCCGCCGACCGGGTCGTGCCCGCGGAGGGGGCGAACCGCTTTCTCTCGGCGGGGGTGGGACTCGCCAACGAGCCGCGCAACGCGACGTTGGTGACCGCCGCGCTGGCGGTCGTCTTCGTGGTGCTGGGATCGGTCGATCTCGTGGCCCGCATCGTGTCGATGTTCTTCATGGTCACCTACGGGGCGCTCTGCGCGATCAGCTTTCTCGAGCACTTCGCCGCCCGCCCTTCGTATCGACCGAGCTTCCGCTCCACCTGGTGGGTCAGCCTCTTCGGCGCGGTGGCGTGTCTCGTTCTGATGCTCCAGATGGACCTGGCATTCGCCCTGCTCGCCATGGGCTTCATGGTCGCGCTCTACCTGGTGATTCGCCGCAGCCGGGCCGAAGCCACCGACGACCTCGCCGAGATCTTCCACGGGGTGATGACCCAGGCCACCCGCTGGATGCAGATCCGACTCCAGAAGGCCCCGGCCGCGGACTGGCGACCCTCGGTGATCCTGATCACTCCGCGCACCTTCGATCGACACGCGCCGATGGAGTTTCTCGAGTGGCTGTGTCACCGCTACGGGTTCGGCACCTATCTGCATCACGTGCAGGGGCTGCTCGACCCGGACACCTTCGAAGAGTCGCGCGCGGTGCGACAGCGGCTCGTGACCTCCACGAGCGAGCGGGCCGGGGCGATCTTCGTCGACACCATGATCAGCCCCTCCATGGCGTCGGCGCTCGCGCAGAGCCTGCAGATGCCCGGCATCAGCGGCATGGACAACAACACCGTGCTGTTCGAGTTCTCCGTGCACGACCCCGCCTCGGTACCGGAGGGGATCGTGTCGGGGGCGTCGCTCGCCTCGGTGGCCCGCATGAACCGCCTCGTGCTGCGCCACACCGACCACTTCTTCGGCAACCGGCGCTCGATCCACGTCTGGCTCACCTGGCACGACTACCGGAATGCCAACCTGATGGTGCTGCTCGCCTACATTCTGCTCGGCCACCCGGCCTGGGACGATGCCGAGATCAAGCTGTACGCGGCCTATCCGAAGGGCGAGGTGAAGGAGCGCACGGCCCAGCTGCGGGCCATGATCAGCGAGGGGCGGCTGCTGATCAGCGACAAGAATCTGCAGGTGTTTGCCACCGACGACCGCACCGACTTCTCGCGGCTGGTGGAGGTGAAGAGCGGCGAGGCCGATCTCGTGATCCGGGGCTTCACCGAGCAGCGCATGCAGCAGCAGGGCGCGGCCTTCTTCCAGAAGCATCCGACACTGCGCGACGTGCTGTTCGTCTCGGCCGAGGAGACGATCTTCATCCAGTAG
- a CDS encoding TIGR00341 family protein, translated as MALRLVEIRVDKDHFDRLAPILDDGHVVDHWPVGATDGFATHRALVRTESVEALTDALADRFEADDGFRVVLLSVEATLPKVEEADKKDDEAGDDEPDRGWGRVSREELLQELETAARVDPVYLAGVALSTVVAAVGLIRGDVAVIIGAMVIAPLLGPNVALSLAVTLGDLDFGRRALVAAASGALVALGLSVLVGWFFPVDPTVAELAARTNVGLSDVALALAAGSAGALAFTSGLPTTVIGVMVAVALLPPLVATGLLAGQGLTTDALAAATLVATNVTCVNLAGVATFLVRRVGPRDWWEAERARRASRIAIGLWVALLLALVALILFAWSDPPTG; from the coding sequence GTGGCGCTCCGTCTGGTCGAGATCCGGGTCGACAAGGACCACTTCGATCGTCTGGCCCCGATTCTCGACGACGGGCACGTCGTCGACCACTGGCCGGTGGGTGCCACCGACGGCTTCGCCACCCACCGCGCCCTGGTCCGGACCGAATCGGTGGAGGCGCTCACCGACGCTCTGGCCGATCGCTTCGAGGCCGACGACGGCTTCCGGGTGGTGCTGCTTTCGGTGGAAGCCACCCTGCCGAAGGTGGAGGAAGCCGACAAGAAGGACGACGAGGCGGGCGACGACGAGCCCGACCGCGGGTGGGGTCGGGTGTCGCGCGAGGAGCTGCTCCAGGAACTGGAGACCGCCGCCCGTGTCGATCCGGTCTATCTGGCCGGCGTCGCGCTGTCGACGGTGGTCGCCGCCGTCGGCCTGATTCGGGGCGATGTGGCGGTGATCATCGGTGCCATGGTCATCGCCCCCCTGCTCGGGCCCAATGTGGCCCTTTCGCTGGCCGTCACTCTCGGTGACCTCGACTTCGGCCGTCGAGCCCTGGTGGCCGCGGCCTCGGGCGCGCTGGTAGCGCTCGGGCTCTCGGTTCTGGTGGGGTGGTTCTTTCCCGTCGACCCGACGGTGGCCGAGCTCGCGGCGCGCACCAACGTGGGGCTCTCCGATGTGGCGCTGGCCCTGGCGGCCGGCAGCGCGGGGGCCCTCGCCTTCACTTCGGGCCTGCCCACCACGGTGATCGGTGTGATGGTGGCGGTTGCGCTGCTGCCCCCCCTCGTGGCCACGGGGCTGCTGGCGGGTCAGGGGCTCACCACCGATGCACTCGCCGCCGCCACTCTCGTGGCCACCAACGTCACCTGTGTCAATCTGGCCGGGGTGGCCACCTTCCTGGTCCGCCGCGTGGGCCCGCGGGACTGGTGGGAGGCGGAGCGGGCCCGCAGGGCGAGCCGCATCGCGATCGGGCTCTGGGTGGCGCTTCTGCTCGCCCTCGTCGCGCTCATCCTGTTCGCGTGGAGCGATCCGCCTACTGGATGA
- a CDS encoding sigma-54 dependent transcriptional regulator, producing MADSGTTRLEILVVDDDESVREVLALCLERDDHGVTLAASADEAMARVREGLYDMAFVDLRLGADSGLDLIPRLLGQAPWMKVVLITAHSSVETAVEAMRKGAADYLTKPVDPHVVRVLVERMASIRRLERKVEALEDQVGRASPRPMLESRNPAMRRVVEMARRVAKSDALVLIRGESGTGKGVLAKEIHAASERAQAPFSVINCPSLSAELLQSELFGHVKGAFTGAVKTQAGKIDLTEGGTLFLDEIGDLPGSIQPKLLRFIQDREYERVGDPQPRKADVRIVSATNRDLEEAVEEGEFREDLLYRLNVIELTVPPLRARPEDVEDLARRFLRFFAHKYNQSLSDFSPSAWHWIRSHPWPGNVREMQNAVERAVILCTTREVPRELFPDSESAPAVRAATAPVAAGNGVGAAVTSEAGAPAVPAGVSLEEMERQYIERVLRDCDTLEAAADMLGIAPSTLWRKRRKYDL from the coding sequence ATGGCTGATTCCGGAACCACCCGCCTCGAGATCCTGGTCGTCGACGACGACGAGTCGGTGCGCGAGGTTCTCGCTCTCTGCCTCGAGCGGGACGATCACGGCGTGACCCTGGCCGCCAGCGCCGACGAGGCGATGGCTCGCGTGCGCGAGGGACTGTACGACATGGCCTTCGTCGACCTGCGACTGGGCGCGGACTCCGGGCTCGACCTCATCCCGCGACTGCTCGGGCAGGCGCCGTGGATGAAGGTGGTTCTCATCACCGCCCACAGCTCGGTGGAAACCGCCGTGGAGGCGATGCGAAAGGGCGCCGCCGACTACCTCACCAAGCCGGTGGACCCCCACGTGGTGCGCGTGCTGGTGGAGCGGATGGCGTCGATCCGGCGCCTCGAGCGCAAGGTCGAGGCCCTGGAGGACCAGGTCGGGCGGGCCAGCCCGCGCCCGATGCTCGAGAGCCGCAATCCGGCGATGCGTCGGGTGGTGGAGATGGCGCGCCGCGTGGCGAAGAGCGACGCGCTCGTTCTGATCCGGGGGGAGAGCGGCACCGGAAAGGGAGTGCTCGCGAAAGAGATTCACGCGGCCTCCGAGCGAGCGCAGGCGCCCTTTTCCGTCATCAACTGTCCGTCGCTGAGTGCGGAGCTCCTCCAGAGCGAACTGTTCGGCCACGTGAAGGGCGCCTTCACCGGGGCGGTGAAGACGCAGGCCGGCAAGATCGACCTCACCGAAGGCGGCACCCTCTTCCTCGACGAGATCGGCGATCTTCCGGGGTCGATCCAGCCCAAGCTCCTTCGCTTCATCCAGGATCGCGAGTACGAGCGGGTGGGCGACCCCCAGCCGCGAAAGGCCGACGTGCGCATCGTGTCGGCCACCAATCGCGACCTCGAGGAGGCGGTGGAGGAGGGCGAGTTTCGCGAAGATCTGCTGTACCGACTGAACGTGATCGAACTGACCGTGCCCCCGCTGCGCGCCCGGCCCGAAGACGTGGAAGACCTCGCGCGGCGATTCCTGCGGTTCTTCGCGCACAAGTACAACCAGTCGCTCTCCGACTTCTCGCCCTCGGCATGGCATTGGATCCGGTCGCACCCCTGGCCGGGCAACGTGCGCGAGATGCAGAACGCGGTGGAGCGCGCGGTCATTCTCTGCACCACCCGCGAAGTGCCCCGCGAGCTCTTTCCCGACAGTGAGAGCGCGCCGGCCGTTCGGGCGGCCACGGCGCCCGTCGCCGCCGGCAACGGGGTCGGGGCGGCGGTCACGAGCGAGGCCGGCGCGCCCGCGGTGCCCGCCGGCGTGTCGCTCGAGGAGATGGAGCGCCAGTACATCGAGCGCGTGCTCAGGGATTGCGACACCCTCGAAGCCGCCGCGGACATGCTGGGCATCGCCCCCTCCACCCTCTGGCGCAAGCGCCGGAAGTACGACCTCTGA
- a CDS encoding HAMP domain-containing sensor histidine kinase, with amino-acid sequence MDRLIESLDRLVAEGGPEAASPDTREAVVLAARRVADQARSDAAADPRPHIDPTDIVAEALLRYGDVVVDGVLRSDAPLAGVIAVKRSVRFALSTVDTHIRAMHRRRVAERGRMLGDFGRTLTHEIKNRLGAAETALLMLEQMADADEAMQDRIYTLVAKSLDGALTSVADVRGMSSFRTATGFPATRPSSVDEVVRRAVDGVRLDAEQRGVEIRVESLPDVRVDGGSARLVLANLVENAVKYSDPNRSDRWVRLRADVDGDTVVIEVADNGVGIPKEFHEAVFHRSVRVDDDRPGSGLGLAIVREAVRELGGDIELDSVPREGTQVRVRLPCRGPDG; translated from the coding sequence TTGGACCGGTTGATCGAGTCGCTCGATCGGCTCGTCGCCGAAGGCGGGCCCGAGGCGGCGTCGCCCGACACGCGGGAGGCGGTGGTCCTGGCGGCGCGTCGGGTGGCCGACCAGGCGCGATCCGATGCGGCCGCCGACCCCCGCCCCCACATCGATCCCACCGACATCGTGGCCGAGGCGCTGCTGCGATACGGCGACGTCGTCGTCGACGGCGTGCTGCGGTCCGACGCCCCGCTCGCCGGGGTGATCGCGGTGAAGCGCTCGGTGCGCTTCGCCCTCTCCACGGTGGATACGCACATTCGCGCGATGCACCGTCGACGCGTGGCCGAGCGCGGCCGCATGCTGGGTGATTTCGGTCGCACGCTCACCCACGAGATCAAGAATCGCCTCGGGGCCGCGGAGACGGCTCTCCTCATGCTCGAGCAGATGGCCGACGCCGACGAGGCCATGCAGGACCGGATCTACACCCTCGTGGCGAAGAGCCTCGACGGGGCCCTCACCTCGGTCGCGGACGTCCGCGGCATGTCGTCGTTCCGGACGGCCACCGGCTTCCCGGCCACCCGCCCGTCGTCGGTCGACGAGGTGGTTCGACGCGCCGTGGACGGGGTGCGCCTCGACGCCGAGCAGCGCGGGGTCGAGATCCGGGTGGAGTCGCTCCCCGACGTGCGTGTGGACGGGGGATCGGCCCGGCTCGTACTCGCCAATCTGGTGGAGAATGCGGTGAAGTACTCCGACCCGAATCGCTCCGATCGGTGGGTGCGACTCCGCGCCGATGTCGACGGCGACACGGTGGTGATCGAGGTGGCCGACAACGGGGTGGGCATCCCGAAGGAGTTTCACGAGGCCGTCTTCCACCGCTCGGTGCGCGTCGACGACGACCGGCCGGGAAGCGGACTCGGACTGGCGATCGTGCGCGAGGCGGTGCGCGAACTCGGGGGCGACATCGAGCTCGACAGCGTGCCTCGTGAAGGCACGCAGGTGCGGGTGCGCCTGCCCTGCCGCGGGCCGGACGGATGA
- a CDS encoding response regulator, with the protein MQIERPPNGYRVLVVDDEGHAREVVGLALEVAGFEVLFAVDGREGLERTLQELPDLVLTDIHMPRMDGNDLAREVVNRMGRTAPPVVGFTADRDAVDAMRERDVFHAVLRKPVSPSALISLVRSIVTPEGAP; encoded by the coding sequence GTGCAAATCGAACGCCCCCCCAACGGATACCGAGTTCTCGTGGTCGACGACGAGGGCCACGCGCGAGAGGTGGTCGGACTCGCGCTCGAGGTGGCCGGGTTCGAGGTGTTGTTCGCCGTCGACGGCCGCGAAGGGTTGGAGCGCACCCTGCAGGAGCTGCCCGACCTCGTCCTGACCGACATCCACATGCCGCGGATGGACGGCAACGACCTGGCGCGCGAGGTGGTGAACCGCATGGGCCGCACCGCTCCGCCCGTCGTCGGCTTCACCGCCGACCGCGACGCCGTCGACGCCATGCGGGAGCGGGACGTGTTTCACGCGGTGCTCCGGAAGCCCGTGTCGCCGTCGGCCCTGATCTCGCTGGTGCGCTCGATCGTCACCCCCGAAGGAGCCCCCTGA
- a CDS encoding response regulator, with protein MAVESTPKVLLVEDYPETRAIFRLVLESAGFEVLEASNAEDGLQRATGEHPDVILTDLVMPGMSGVDAARILRRRPDTGTIPIVAATGSVSARSLSHETRRWFVEVLEKPVQPEELVRAVREALDDESLDGHISLPESAG; from the coding sequence GTGGCCGTCGAATCCACTCCGAAAGTTCTCCTCGTGGAGGACTACCCCGAGACGCGCGCGATCTTTCGCCTCGTGCTGGAGTCGGCGGGGTTCGAAGTGCTCGAAGCGTCGAATGCGGAAGATGGACTCCAGAGAGCCACGGGCGAGCACCCCGACGTGATCCTCACCGATCTGGTCATGCCGGGCATGAGCGGAGTGGACGCCGCACGGATCCTGCGCCGGCGCCCGGACACGGGCACGATCCCCATCGTGGCGGCCACTGGCAGCGTGTCCGCGCGTTCGCTCTCGCACGAGACCCGGCGCTGGTTCGTCGAGGTACTGGAGAAGCCGGTGCAGCCGGAGGAACTGGTGCGGGCCGTGCGGGAAGCGCTCGACGACGAGTCGCTCGACGGGCACATCTCCCTCCCCGAGTCCGCGGGCTGA
- a CDS encoding DUF1328 domain-containing protein, protein MLGLAVTFLIVALIAAVLGFGGIAGTAAGLAKLAFFVFVVLAVLAFIF, encoded by the coding sequence ATGCTCGGTCTCGCCGTCACCTTCCTGATCGTCGCCCTCATCGCCGCCGTGTTGGGATTCGGTGGAATTGCGGGCACCGCCGCGGGACTCGCCAAGCTCGCCTTCTTCGTATTCGTCGTGCTGGCCGTGCTCGCCTTCATCTTCTGA
- a CDS encoding CsbD family protein, with product MNRNEIAGQWKQLKGRAREKWGELTDDDLDKIDGRRERLVGVLQERYGKTEQEASKEADDFFDSLEKASTS from the coding sequence ATGAATCGCAACGAGATTGCAGGACAGTGGAAGCAGCTGAAGGGCCGCGCCCGCGAGAAGTGGGGCGAGCTCACCGACGACGACCTCGACAAGATCGATGGCCGCCGGGAGCGCCTCGTCGGCGTGCTGCAGGAGCGCTACGGCAAGACGGAGCAGGAGGCCTCGAAGGAGGCCGACGACTTCTTCGATTCGCTCGAGAAGGCGTCGACGAGCTGA